In a single window of the Bactrocera dorsalis isolate Fly_Bdor chromosome 2, ASM2337382v1, whole genome shotgun sequence genome:
- the LOC125776628 gene encoding jerky protein homolog-like has translation MVVTRKLIKLTIKEKTEILDKLESGVSTKALCIDYKVHKSTITRIKKKKTCLLKYATNMETGPGKRQTLKSCEFPRMEKALYKWFLKQRSENVPISFDIVKAKARKLHEKIKEKTGFFHASNGWVSNFKKRYGLRQLKICGEKLSNKTASVDPFVIRFRNKIKELDLSAEQIYNADESGLFFRQMPDKTLVSLKESSAPGRKVSKERITFLACTNASGTHKVKLFVIGKAKNPRTFKNFQKMPVVYKANKNSWMTYLFFEDWFHHTFVPEVREFLESKGLPKKALLVLDNAPCYLKDNEMKSDDGMITVMCLPPNCTAILQPMDQNVINLTKVYYKKSLLEHLIGNKTTHLEEKIKEFNLRHAICLLASSWEKVSATSIRKCWNMLVKPDVEWSEEDDIPLSILKREIENERAILVSMLQELAPNDSFTNEELNEWMHESAAYQEVDKEAVEIENSDDSEADVIPHPKMKGSVAM, from the exons ATGGTGGTcacaagaaaattaataaaactaacaattaaagaaaaaactgaaattttagaTAAACTAGAAAGTGGTGTATCGACAAAAGCTCTTTGTATTGATTATAAAGTTCACAAGTCGACAATTACgagaataaagaagaaaaaaacttgTTTACTTAAATATGCCACAAATATGGAAACTGGGCCAGGAAAACGGCAAACCTTAAAATCTTGTGAATTCCCAAGAATGGAAAAGGCTCTCTACAAGTGGTTTTTGAAACAAAGGAGTGAAAATGTGCCTATATCCTTCGATATCGTCAAAGCAAAAGCTCGCAAGCTCCatgagaaaataaaagaaaagacaGGATTTTTTCATGCAAGTAATGGTTGGGTATCTAATTTCAAAAAGCGATATGGCCTCCgccaattgaaaatttgtggaGAGAAGCTTTCCAATAAGACAGCGTCCGTCGACCCATTTGTAATacgttttagaaataaaatcaagGAGCTTGATCTTTCTGCAGAACAAATTTATAATGCCGACGAGTCCGGATTGTTTTTCAGGCAGATGCCAGATAAAACGTTGGTGAGCTTAAAGGAATCATCTGCTCCTGGTCGGAAAGTTAGTAAGGAAAGAATAACATTTCTTGCATGCACAAATGCTTCGGGTACGCACAAAGTTAAGCTCTTTGTCATTGGAAAAGCAAAAAACCCTAgaacattcaaaaattttcaaaaaatgcccGTTGTCTACAAGGCTAACAAGAACTCGTGGATGACTTATTTGTTTTTCGAAGACTGGTTTCATCATACGTTTGTTCCTGAG GTACGCGAATTTCTAGAATCCAAGGGACTTCCCAAAAAAGCCCTATTGGTCTTGGATAACGCCCCGTGTTATCTTAAAGACAATGAGATGAAAAGTGATGATGGAATGATAACCGTTATGTGTCTTCCACCTAACTGTACCGCGATTCTCCAACCAATGGACCAAAACGTTATTAACTTAACAAAAGTCTATTACAAAAAAAGTCTTTTGGAGCATTTAATAGGGAATAAAACCACTCATctggaagaaaaaataaaggaattcaACTTAAGACATGCTATCTGTCTTCTTGCAAGTTCATGGGAAAAAGTGTCAGCAACCTCCATTCGCAAGTGCTGGAATATGTTAGTGAAACCAGATGTTGAGTGGAGTGAAGAGGACGATATTCCTCTCAGCATTCTAAAAAGGGAAATTGAAAATGAACGCGCAATCCTTGTATCAATGCTCCAAGAACTTGCACCAAATGATTCGTTCACAAATGAAGAGCTAAATGAATGGATGCACGAAAGTGCTGCTTATCAAGAAGTGGATAAAGAAGCcgtagaaattgaaaattccGATGATAGCGAAGCGGATGTTATTCCACATCCTAAAATGAAAGGATCAGTTGCTATGTAA